The DNA region AAATAATTTAGCTATCATTAAGAGTATCGTTATTTACTTTTATTTCTTTACCATTCTTAAACAGGTTTGGGTCACCTCCTCGATGACATCGTCATAGTTGACTGCGATGCGGCCATTTTTGAGGTAGAAAATCGTTTGCATGATTGTGCCCATGACCATTGCGCCCGCCAATTTTAAGTCCATTTTCCTGAAGATACCTTCTTTCTGGCCCAAGCGCAGAATCTTGGTGAGCATTTCTTTGGGCTTCATTTTTTCACGGGAATGTTTTTTCAATTCCGTCTGATGGGCAGCGATTATGAAACCGTAACTTCGCTGTTCGCGACGGGAAAATTCGAAGAAACCGGCGACAAATGCTTGCAGCATCTCCTCGGTGTTTTTGGTGTTTTTAAGATAACCTTTTAAGTATTTCCAGAAATAGTCCAGATTGTCCTCGAAAATACTTTCGGCAAGATCTTCTTTACTTTGAAAATGCCGGTAGATAGTGCCTTCGGAAATTCCGGCACGGAGGGCGATATCACGGGTGGTGGTGGCCTTGATACCTTTTCTCATAAACAACGCAAGGGCGGCATCGATGACGTCTGTTTTTTTGGTAAGTGGGCGTGCCATTTCTTTATAATAAGTGAGTGTTTACTTACATCGAGATTATAAGGAAATAAATTGTCCTAGTCAAGAAAAATTTTCGGGAAAATGAATTTTTATCGATGATTACTTTTCTTGACTTTTGATGCTCATTTATCTATTTTGTTTTATCTTAAATTTGGAGTGATAATTATGAGTTCAATGCCATCGTTGATCGAATCTCAACTCATTACCGGAGAGGAGCTTTTAGCAATGCCGGGCATCGGTCCTTGTGAACTGGTGGAAGGGAGGATAGTGCCAATGAGTCCGACAGGAGGGGAACATGGTTTTATCGAGGCGATAATTGTCTATGAACTAAAGGCTTTCGCCGATCAAAAAAAACTTGGTTGGGTCTTAACCGGTGAAACAGGCATATTTACTCGCCGAAATCCCGACAGCGTTCGGGGATCTGATGTTTTATTTATTTCGAAAAATCGACATCCCGAAAGACCTAAGAGAGGTTTTCTTGAAGTCGCTCCTGAATTAGTTGTGGAAATCATTTCTCCAACCGAGGTGAGGAAAGAAATTGACGAAAAAATTAAGGAGTACTTAAACATAGGCGTAAAATGGGTCTGGCTGATTGATCCAAAGAATCGCTGTTGCACGGTTTACAGATCTGAAACTGATGTGCAAAAGTTGACTGAAAATGATTCTTTAGTTGGAGATGAGATATTGGCTGGGTTCGAAATAAAGATCGCAAAGTTTTTTGAAGAATAGACCTTTCTAAATGGGACTCATCAAAAATTTTAGACTTGCTGTTCAAATTTTTCATTTTCTTGTTAAATTTTTTTTAAAAAATCATTCAGTTGTTCCATCAAAATCAGGAGGAATTCATGAATAGGATTAAACAAAATTTCATTCTTGTGGCACTAACGACAATGTTCATAGTCAACTCATCTCTTTGGAGCCAGGATGCAGAGGAGGATTCACTTAAACTGAAATTTAAATTTGAACCGGAGTCCA from candidate division KSB1 bacterium includes:
- a CDS encoding TetR/AcrR family transcriptional regulator; this translates as MARPLTKKTDVIDAALALFMRKGIKATTTRDIALRAGISEGTIYRHFQSKEDLAESIFEDNLDYFWKYLKGYLKNTKNTEEMLQAFVAGFFEFSRREQRSYGFIIAAHQTELKKHSREKMKPKEMLTKILRLGQKEGIFRKMDLKLAGAMVMGTIMQTIFYLKNGRIAVNYDDVIEEVTQTCLRMVKK
- a CDS encoding Uma2 family endonuclease, which produces MSSMPSLIESQLITGEELLAMPGIGPCELVEGRIVPMSPTGGEHGFIEAIIVYELKAFADQKKLGWVLTGETGIFTRRNPDSVRGSDVLFISKNRHPERPKRGFLEVAPELVVEIISPTEVRKEIDEKIKEYLNIGVKWVWLIDPKNRCCTVYRSETDVQKLTENDSLVGDEILAGFEIKIAKFFEE